Part of the Suricata suricatta isolate VVHF042 chromosome 8, meerkat_22Aug2017_6uvM2_HiC, whole genome shotgun sequence genome, CATTCCAGCCTCCTAGCTCTCTTGGGACCAAGGACTGAGTTGAGAGATCTCCAAGCCAGCAAGGAGCTTGGTGCCAGTACTGCCCTGAACTGGCTCCAGTCCCCACAGCCTGAGACCTGAGACTGACAGGCATGTTCTTAGACCCAGCCTGCCCTGGCGAGCTACTTGCTATCTAGCTCCCCTGTAGCTAACATTTCCTCTACCCAGATTCTTTCTGATGAGATCCAAAGATGTTCTTAAACACAAAGAGGGGGCTGGAGAATAAAGCTGGATACGATTAAGTTCTTGTTATCTGCCAGTGTGGCCTAGGCATCAGCAGCAAGGGCCCTACAACATGACCTAGGCCTAGCCAACTCTCCTGATCTGAAGCAGAAAAAGATCAACAGTACTTAAAAGTCTGCTGCTCCAATCAGGCTAAGCTGGACCTGAGCCCTAGTTTCAGACATCTGCTTAGCTTTCCAAGAGTCACAGTAACCCATCTCACCTTAGGAGCGCCTCTTCCTAGGACACACCGCACCATTTAAGGGCAGCACTGCCCCTGTTACGTCTACCAACATCTCAGCTTTCCGAAAGCTTCTTCTTAGGTGTGTGACTGGCGGACCCCCAAAAATCCAGTCACCAGCACTCTCCCAGGCACTTACTTGCACATTCTGCCCACCACAGAAATAAAGACATACCATAAGCTTCGTAAGAATCTTGAACCTCCCCATGTCCATAGTCATAATATTCTGAATCCCTGAAAGCCAAAAACAGAGTGTTAGAAAGCTCGAGAGTAAGTCTGTTTCGGTTTCACCTCCCCCCATGGCTCAGTCATTCTATtacatgtgtaaaatgggaaaatgctAATTCTGCTCCATCTCCACATCAGAAAATACTTCCAAAACATGTATGTgctatgtatttataaaaaatgacaataatagcaAAGAGAAATGGTTACCACATAGTttaaagtgaaaaagcaaaatcCCAAACTGACCATCTTAATCACAGTGCATACGACACACATTTATGGGGCTCActggaagaaaatacacaaacGTGCTGGTCTGTCCCCACTGTAGAATTATAACACTTTCAATCAATCACAGATATAATGCATATAcgcaaaaaatgttatttaagaaaAGCGCAGAAAATAACCTCACTTATGGTAGTGGGATTCTAACTTCCTTTAAAGCTTTTATGCACCTTTAATGTGgctgtgatatttttatataataaatcaaaacaattttaaaggcattttccctttatttccatgtggTCACAGCTCAGGAATTTTCCATCTGCTATTCCCAGATTCTACACCATAAGATTCACAATTATCTAAACTTAACAGATTCGGGGGCCTTACagacacagaaaggagagaagataCCCTCCAAAGGGAAGCCACATCGCTCCCTAGACATATGCTTCTAAACCTCTCTGTTGCTCCAGCTCCCTCCGTCCATCCCTAGGACACAAAATGGCACTTCTGTTGCCTGACTCACCCTTGGCTCTGGCTGTAATAACCTTCGTAGCCTTCATAACTCTGTTCTGCATATGTATCATCATATCCctacaacaaaaaatgaaacagaaagtaAGAATCACACAGAGTAGGGGAGGTAATTACATCCCATGGGAGTCCGGCAGGCTTCTGGATTAATAGAATGCAGAAtttccctcaaaaattaacacCCACTGTGGAATGGCTTGGAGAGAAagggttattttcttttcaaatgaaataaaactggggcgcctgggtggctcagtccattgggcatccaactttggctcaggacatgatctcacagtccaagagttcgagccccacatcgagctctgtgctgacagctcagaacctggagcctgcttcactgtgtctacccctctctctgcccctcccccactcacactctgtatctctctgtctctctcaaaaataaaaataaatgttaaaaaataaataagtaaaaaaaaaaaaccaaacttcatttaaaagaaagaaacaaaactgaaccaCCAACCAAACCAAAAATGTGGGCAGAAAACAAGGTAAAAAGTTGAATTTTAGCATTATCAGTATTAACTAGTGAAAAGACCCGAGTAAAACATTGCGTATTTCAAGGCACAGCTTATTTCCTGTGGAATCTATTCACACATAGTAAACCatggttaaaatggaaaaatcttcTCATAGTGTTAATTGTCACTGCAAGAGAAGAGAGCAGACTTCAGATCTTATAGGCAGTTCCTGCCACCTGTGTTGAGAGCCTCGGTCCTGTCATTCAACTTCCTTCGGCAACCTTCTAGGTTCTAGGAAATGGTATACTGTTCGAACTTCTTACATATTCTTCATATGTTTCTGGTGCAGGGGGTGGAGGCAAAGGTATTCTCTGGATGCCTGCTGTCCGGGCTCTTGGTGCTGGCGCACCCCTCACTGTAGGTGGGGGTGGCACTCCTCGAGTCACAGTGGCACCTCTGGTGATGGCTCCTCTCACTGGTGTACCACGCACCAGAGCCCCCCGAGGTGGTCCAACACCACGGCCTCTGCAAAAGAGAATTTATTATGTCtttaaagaataaacttaaaaaaaagtttttattttaagagacagaaagagagagcatgtgtgagagtgggagaggggcagagagagagggagaaagagaatcccaaacaggctctgtgctgacagcacaacaTGAGGCCACATGGGGTTCAAGCTCACAAatgataagatcatgacctgaactgaaatcaagaatcggacattTAAccagagcttttatttttattttttttaatgttttatttttatttttgagacagagagagacagagtatgagagggagagagacagggagacacagaatctaaagacaggctccaggctctaagctgtcagcacagagcccaatgtggggcttgaatccacgaacgtgagatcatgacctgagccgaagtcagagacttaaccgactgagccacccaggcgcccctaaatagaGCTTTTAGAAGATAGATCAGTTTAATGTTCAGATTTCACAATGCCTTCAATTGACTATTATTAAAACACAGAGGAATGTGTGGGTGGGTAAAGGACCCCATCCCACAGTGGACCTGTGAATGTCTCATCAGTGGGCTACTACTTTGGAAAGTTGGAACTCTCCATAAAGGTCAGTCATAAAAGGTAAAATTCTAGAGTCAGAGactgttttaaaattctagaactgtccaaaactaaaaaaaacaaaagtttcaaCAGGACAGCTGCACTGACTATGACCAAAGTGCCAAGATCTACTATTCCAGTCTTGATGGCACAAATCCGGAGGCCCCCTTCTAAGCTGGAGCACCACTAAGAGAGATATGGTACTGGCAGTCAAATTTACATCCTGTTGCTAATCATCTCCATTATTTTTACCTGGGAACAGGTGGAGGGGGAGGTGCTGCTCCTCGGCCTCTCACGGGCACCCCACGCCCGCGAGAGGGCTCCGGTACTCCATTCAGGTAGGAGAGCTCTAGAAACTGCTCCTGGCAGATATCATCCATCATATCCTGCAAATGAAAGATCATGAGGAGTACTGTGCTACATCTCCACCTTCTGCTGAGAAGTCATCCAGCCCACATAAGCCTTGGATGCTAAGACCAGATCTGAATGCCCCCATGAAGTCTCAGGTCATGCAGTCTCTGAAGTCAAATGGCACCCTACCTGTCACCTTTTCAAGGAAAGTCCTGATGGCAGACCCCTCATTATTAAGCTGAAGCTCTTGATCACTGGTCCCTACCTAGCTTTCCAGATCACTTCCATCCACTCTCCACAGATAACATCCTTTCAAGCCATGTGAAACAACCTGTAGTTCAGAACCTGGCATACTTTTACATCCCTTCTTAGAAATGGCTTCCTCTTCCTAGAATAGTAAAAGCCACTATCATTAGTTAGGCTCTATGCACTGGGCACTTAAAATAagctctctaaaacaaaatttaaaaaaaaaagctctctaaAGACTCGGCGGTTTAATCTGCAAGATAACCCTGAATTAAGTAGGTAgatcttcccattttacagttgggaAACAGAATCAGGACATATAAAGCCACCACCCTAAGGATAGAGAGCCAGTAAGTAGCAGACTCAATGTCAGTTCAGAATTACCAGTCTCCAAACTCTAGGCTTTGAATCATCAGACTATATTGTCTTTTTTGTCTACCTGAAACACTCGAACTTACTCTTAGAAGACTTAATCTAAAATATTATCTCTTTTGAAAAGCTTTGAGAccacccccactctctcctctATTTCCACAGCACTGTGTATTTTCCCTACCCAAGCACTTACCAcatcattttagtatttttctgtctttctcaccaGATTGTGAGAAAGGAGCCATTTTTGTAACTTCAGATCCAAGCATAGTATTAGGCACCTACCAGATACTTAAGAAATGTTTGGGATGAACaaggaacctgaggctcagaaaagtgaaataataacTTGTCCAAGATGACGCAGATAAAGGTCCCAGTCCAGTGCTCTTCCTACTGTAGCAGGAAGCCTCTCTGGTACAGTTAATGGTTCTAAGGGGAAAACGGAGGCTCTGGTCATGGATGCAAAAATTGGCTCACTTTTTTGTCTTCACAAGAGGGAAGAACTGAGTCAAATGCCATTTCCATatcttttcacatatttcctGATGAGAGCCATTCAGTTTTAACACTCCATGCTTTTTTATATATCCCAGGTGGTTAGGGCTTCAAGAATAGAGGATTCTCGTCTTCACAGAGATGACACCCCCCCTTACTCTTCACTTCCTCCTACCTTACCCATTACTGCTGCTTGAGACCCACACTGGAGAGTCAAGTGACCAATGACAGCCCATTTGCCTAGATTCTTCTGGCTGAGGAAACCCAGATCTGCCTGGCAGGCATCTTTTCAGAAGATCCACTTACATGAAAGCCTTGTAAAGCTACCCCTTTTGAGAAATATGCTGAGACTcaggataaagaagagatggacCTTCCCCCTATTCCTTCAGAAACCGGGTGGCTTAGGATGCTTCAATATAACACTCAAAACGAGTAAAAAGAACTCCATCAAGGGAAAATTTACCAGCTCTTTTTTCTCTAGGATATTTTAAATTGGCTGCTTCATGTTTAAACATTCTAACGAAGGCGAGGTACTTGGAAGCAAAGCAGCTGCTGAGACAGCTGCAACAGTGCTGGAATTCCTGGAGCTCAGCATTATAGGTACACACTGCCTGTAAGCTTTTGCTCTACCTATTTTCACATCCTCTGACACCACGTTTAGTTCCAACTCCTCATTTTACGTTCACAGAAAACCAGGAACTGTATCTCACCTCCTCTTAGTTTTAGTGATGCAAACACGATGCTTACCCAATTCTAGTTAATAGTATTTCAAGGCTTCCTAAGGTTCCAGATTCATCCTTGGTCGTTAAATATTCAAATGTAGTAATGTTAACTGTGACAACTAGCAAGACTTGCTGAAAGGCAAGAATCACACCATTTTCTACTTATTCAAAGAATCAATCCTCTGACCAGGTGGTGGTAATTACTCAAGACAGGTAACCTGGTCTGTCCcaactctctgggcctcagttacAATCCAGAAGGAGAGGCACACTGATCTGTTTAATATCATCGATAGTCAATCCTGTAACGATCATGCCTCTTCCAAATCAAACTCTATGTTAAGTAAATTCCTCCAGGAGAAAAGGTCCGCAATGTACCCAGGTCAAAATTTAATCCATTAACACTGGATGATAGAATCTTCTTGCTGTTAATCCTCCACACTCTCTAGAGTCTAGAATACAATTCCTTGAGTATGGGGGGGTTTACGACCATCTCAGCCATTTTCTTATCATAACCTCCTGGTTCAACACTAGTACCAACACACTCAGCTCAGTGAAGACTCTGTTAGATCTTTTTTAACCAGATGTTAAAATGTCAGACACACTGTGGACCCAAGACACTGACAACAGATACAGCTATAGAACTAAAACCACATTAAACAAGGAGGGGTAGAGTGGGTTTGGGGCACAGTGCTTTGAGAACAAGGTACAACTAACAGACTATCtcagaaaaatgaacataaatgtaGAATTTGATATCCAATTTCAGGTTATGCAGAGACAATGATGAAGAACTCCTGCCTTAGCAACAACAGAGATCCTAGTTCTCTCTTGCTCAAAGGTAAAGAATGTGGATTTCCTTACTGGTACTAGGAACTTCTTGACTTCCTCCATAGCATGGGCCATAAGAGCATAAGCCTCACATGGGGGTCCGAAGACTTCAATGAAGACATGCAGATCCATATTTAAGTGGGCATATTTGGGATCTCCACCTTTGCGCAGCTCTTCCTCCTATGGAAACAATGCAGAAAAGCATCGCATCACATGGAATGTGAGAAAATGATGCCATTACCTCCAGCCCGAAGAGACAGCAGGAAATAACCTGAACATGTGAGAAAAATAGTAAAGTGtaagaagaaagcaaaacaaggTCTGGAGAATACTAATTCACACAACCTACTAAACCTATAATTGGTCTGCTACTAACAGTTAACTATCATCTTGAATCCCTGGTGTATTCACTGCAGCTCTTATTAGAAGGTACAGAAGAGACTCACTTAATTCCAGTCTCCATTCAGATATCAGCAGTTTGCCAAGTAcacatgaattcattcattcattgccaAACACTTGCTTTTAAATCCCAggtagaggggcatctgggtggcttagtcggttaagcgtccaactttggttcaggtcatgatctcacagtttgtgagtccgagcctcccatcagggtctgtgctgacagctcagagcctggagcctgcttcgaattctgtgtttccctctctctctgccccttccccactcaaacttggtctctctcaaaaataaaaaaataagcattaaaaaaatttaaataaataaatcaatcccAGGTAGAGCTGTTAAGCACCAgatcttcttctttttaacttttatttttaaatacaagtttttatgtttactttttaatgtttattttgagagagatacagtgccagtgggggaggggcagagagagaaccccaggcaggctccacgatgtcagcacagacccccaatgttgggcttgatttcatggaaccatgagatcatgacctgagctgagatcgagagccgggacactgggggcacctgggtggttcagttggttgaacgtctgacttgggttcaggtcatgatctcaccattcgtgcgTTCGAGTCTCgtatcaggctgtgctgacagctgagcctggagcctgcttcaggttctgcgtctgcctctctctctgcctctcccccccaccaaggtctgtctgtctgtctgtctctctctctaaaaaaaaaccataaacattaaaaaaaaaaagtcagatgcttaacaaactgagacaCCAAGGCCCCTgccctatttttaaatgtttatttatttattttgagagagagcataagcagggaaggggcagagaggcaggggggatcccaagcaggctccatgctgccagggtagttgtggggctcaaattcacaaactatgagatcatgacctaaactaaaaccaagagttagatgcttaactgactgagccaaccaggtgcccctagctttttatttatttattaagttatcTCTagccccaatgtggggattgaaatcacgaccctgagatcaagagtagcatgctctactgactggagccagccaggtctcccagcacgagctcttctgattttcttataTGGTCTGGGGAGTTCTAAGGTAGGAAAGAAGTTAGAATAGAGTGAAGAAAATTTCATGTAAATCTCATTAGCTAGAATAACATACTTCAACCCTAACTGCATTCATCTAGTGAGAAATGTAAGGGGACTAAAGAAGCACTTCTGAGAAAACAATGCTTAAGAAAACTTAAGCTACATAAAAGGAGTCCTGAATGACTAAGTTTTAGGCTGTGCCTGGTATGTCTCATCCAAAGAGCTGACCCTAGAAGCCAATACTGCTTTAGTGGGAATTTTTTTGGCACTTACAAATACAAAGCCTATGGGGCTATgacatgggaaaaaaaataagcattaagttCTGTTGTTGGGATTACTCATGGTtccttttgaaattcttttaGTGGGCTTCACATTCCAGCtggctattaaaaaacaaaaaacccagacatTCCAGCtggctattaaaaaacaaaaaacccagaccTCAGACTCACCTGCACTCACAACATTATTGCTCTCACTTTTCTATATTACTGGAAAGGGAATATACTGTTCACATTTCAGTCTGGATAAGTTTTAGTACATCTCGCTCCCCTTCCAAGTTTTCCTAGATGAGCTTACTAATGCAAAAGCTGCTCCTTTACTATGCAATTGAAggccagaaaaaacaaaacaaaacaatcagcaGGGCACATCTAGGCTCTTCCCAGGTTGCCAAACAAATTAACCTGGTCTATAATCTCTTATATCCAAGGCAAATGTAAAGGATTCACATTCTGTACACATACAAGTGCTGGCTTCCAGAAGGCATGTCTTCTTGCCTCACTGATGTGAGCTTACCTTGGCTTTGTCTCTCATTGAGCCCTTGCCCAGAACAGAGATCTTTGCCCCTGTCTCCTCTTGCAGTCTTTTGATTGTATTCCCTTGTGGTCCAAGGATCTTCCCCACAAAATTGAACTGACAGAACATAAAAACAGATTtctattatactatatgttaactaactagaatttaaatagaaatttggaaaaaaaaaaaagatttctaaatacCCATGTTCCTATAAAACATTTCCGTATGTATTATCTCATGGGGTCTTCAACAACCCTGTAAAATAGGGAGTTACCATTCCTGTTTTACTGAAGGATATGCTGAGGATATACTGAAAAGGTGAATAGTTTAAGATTATACAACTAGGAAGCAGCAGTTCCTGGACCTGAACTTGGGTTTCCTAATATAATCTTGTGCTTTTCCCATATTATCACACACTAAGGATTGTATCCTTAGTACTttaacacacacaaatatttttaacacagTGACCTCAGAACAAACGGCATTCTTCTGTAGTACGTATTTGATAaactaaatataattaatttctttgcttaacaataaaaaagaagatgtggtacatatatataatggagtattacttggcaatcaaaagaatgaaatattgccatNNNNNNNNNNNNNNNNNNNNNNNNNNNNNNNNNNNNNNNNNNNNNNNNNNNNNNNNNNNNNNNNNNNNNNNNNNNNNNNNNNNNNNNNNNNNNNNNNNNNggtgggggggggggggggctaaatgggtgaggggcattaaggaatctactcctgaaatcactgttgcaccatatgctaatttggatgtaaattaaacaacaaataaatattaaaaatttttaaaaatgtaaaaaaaggaaaaaggaggtgaaaaacaagaaagcattatttaaaagtaaaatgttaagcAAGAAAATTAACTTCACCTCATCAAGGATTTGTGTTACATTTCCTATACTTAGATTTCATGTCAATTTTTCCTGCCATGTCAATCTTTTGACAGAGAGCAgctcttcattttttctctttgaacttgGAAGATGAACAAACATTTGAGAAAGAAACTCTTTTTGGTAATAAAAGTTGACTATATTTCCTTCCTGGCTATAGGTATGCTGTTGGTTTATGGATGTAGATGTTTCAGCTGCCAGAAACAAATACTGCAAGAAGCAGTATTTGGAAAAGAAGCTTCACAGGCTCAAGTATCTGATGCATCACAATTTCCAGAAGTCTTCGTTACCGTCCGTGACTCACACACCTACAAAGATGATGAAGTGAGGCACTTTCTGCCTTACCTTGGGATACTGCTTGACAGGTATCAGCACCCGCTCCTTCAGCTTCATGTtcttgtgagaaaataaatccaaGTAATTCTCCTCATCATCCTTTTTTGAATCTCCTTTCTGAATCTTCTCAATTTCTGAATAAGACAAACAGAATTTAGTTTTGTCTTGTAACTAAAGGCAAATTTCTGAGTCTGCATAAAGCATTAACAGAGTCTAAGACCAAACAGTTCAGatgaatgtgctaatttcagacAGAGGCTGAAAGCACGAAAGCTGTGGAGAGTTGACTAGGAAACCCAAAGCCTGCTTCTCATGAAAGCAGTTTGCTTTTCCACCCCCACCTGAAACAGCTACATTAGAGCCATTCAAATGTTTCCTAAGAATAAACGGATTTAACAAAACATGTGCACAGATGGggaaaagagataaatgaatggaaaaaaagagtctgcatcaagaaaaagcacaaagtcATATCTTGATGAAGACACAAAACTCAGTCTACTGTGACAGTAGTGCTTTGGATAACAGTAGTCCTTAGGAGTTTGAAAGACATGGTTCCTGGTCTGCCACTCACTAGTTTTGTGAACTTTGAAGTTATTCAATTGCTGTaatttttggtttcttcatctgtaaaacagaagcAATATCTACCTCATGCGGTTGCTATATAGACAGAGTAAAGtaacatatgcacacatgtgaaTTAAAACCCATTtcctagaggggcgcctgagtggctcagtcggttgagcatccaactttggctcaggtcatga contains:
- the KHDRBS1 gene encoding KH domain-containing, RNA-binding, signal transduction-associated protein 1, whose translation is MQRRDDPAARMSRSSGRSGSMDPSGAHPSVRQAPSRQPPLPHRSRGGGGGSRGGARASPATQPPPLLPPSATGPDATVGGPAPTPLLPPSATASVKMEPENKYLPELMAEKDSLDPSFTHAMQLLTAEIEKIQKGDSKKDDEENYLDLFSHKNMKLKERVLIPVKQYPKFNFVGKILGPQGNTIKRLQEETGAKISVLGKGSMRDKAKEEELRKGGDPKYAHLNMDLHVFIEVFGPPCEAYALMAHAMEEVKKFLVPDMMDDICQEQFLELSYLNGVPEPSRGRGVPVRGRGAAPPPPPVPRGRGVGPPRGALVRGTPVRGAITRGATVTRGVPPPPTVRGAPAPRARTAGIQRIPLPPPPAPETYEEYGYDDTYAEQSYEGYEGYYSQSQGDSEYYDYGHGEVQDSYEAYGQDDWNGTRPSLKAPPARPVKGAYREHPYGRY